In the genome of Actinomadura graeca, one region contains:
- a CDS encoding PepSY-associated TM helix domain-containing protein: protein MSTTSESDPPTSESGPPADDTQHTGPPSATATAAVVADGPRAAGREVWPLVRRLHFYAGVFVAPFLALAALTGLAYAFTPQLDALVYRDELQVARVGGRSLALADQVRAARAAHPEGAVATVVPPADASSTTRVVLSVPDLGEKQRTVYVDPYTGKVRGELTTWFGSTPLTTWLDEMHRSLHLGTAGRLYSETAASWLWVIVGGGLLMWLGRRRHYRGRGPARRALWPDGSAKGVRRTRGRHAVLGVWLGVVLLFLSATGLTWSDHAGARFDSLQSHLRATAPELDTARAGTTPAPGGGHGHHDGGAPTGTADPADDVDLVMAIARGEGLTGPIEISPPKDTGSLWSVAQVDNRWPVRLDQIAVDASTVQTGARVTWADHSWLAKLSTLGVQFHMGRLFGLPNQLLLAATALGLLGIIFWGYRMWWQRRPTREDRRALVGRPPARGTWRRLPRALLVLGVPAVLLVGWAVPLLGITLLAFLAADALTAVLRRRRTAGSPHIDPAPPERATL from the coding sequence ATGTCCACGACTTCCGAGTCCGATCCTCCGACGTCCGAATCCGGTCCTCCGGCGGACGACACCCAGCACACCGGCCCGCCCTCGGCGACCGCGACGGCCGCCGTCGTCGCGGACGGACCGCGGGCCGCCGGACGGGAGGTGTGGCCGCTGGTGCGGCGGCTGCACTTCTACGCCGGCGTGTTCGTGGCCCCCTTCCTGGCCCTGGCCGCCCTGACCGGCCTGGCCTACGCGTTCACCCCTCAGCTCGACGCCCTCGTGTACCGGGACGAGTTGCAAGTCGCCCGGGTGGGCGGCAGATCCCTGGCACTCGCCGACCAGGTACGCGCCGCCAGGGCCGCGCATCCGGAAGGCGCGGTCGCGACGGTCGTCCCGCCCGCGGACGCGAGCAGCACGACGCGCGTGGTCCTTTCGGTGCCCGATCTGGGAGAGAAGCAGCGCACCGTCTACGTCGATCCCTACACCGGCAAGGTGCGCGGCGAGCTGACCACCTGGTTCGGATCGACACCCCTGACCACCTGGCTGGACGAGATGCACCGCAGCCTGCACCTCGGCACGGCCGGACGGCTGTACTCGGAGACGGCCGCCAGCTGGTTGTGGGTCATCGTCGGCGGCGGGCTGCTCATGTGGCTGGGCCGCCGCCGCCACTACCGGGGGCGCGGACCGGCCCGCCGGGCCCTCTGGCCGGACGGCTCGGCCAAGGGCGTCCGCCGCACGAGGGGCCGGCACGCCGTCCTCGGCGTGTGGCTGGGCGTGGTCCTGCTGTTCCTCAGCGCGACCGGCCTGACCTGGTCCGACCACGCCGGGGCCCGCTTCGACTCCCTCCAGTCGCACCTGCGGGCCACCGCCCCGGAGCTGGACACCGCCCGCGCCGGGACCACCCCGGCGCCGGGCGGCGGCCACGGGCACCACGACGGCGGCGCCCCCACCGGCACGGCCGACCCCGCGGACGACGTCGACCTCGTGATGGCGATCGCGCGCGGCGAGGGCCTGACCGGGCCGATCGAGATCAGCCCTCCCAAGGACACCGGCAGTCTGTGGAGCGTGGCCCAGGTCGACAACCGGTGGCCGGTGCGCCTGGACCAGATCGCCGTCGACGCCTCAACGGTGCAGACCGGCGCGCGCGTGACCTGGGCGGACCATTCGTGGCTGGCGAAACTGTCCACGCTGGGCGTCCAGTTCCACATGGGACGGCTGTTCGGCCTGCCGAACCAGCTCCTGCTCGCGGCCACCGCACTGGGCCTGCTGGGGATCATCTTCTGGGGTTACCGGATGTGGTGGCAGCGGCGTCCCACCCGTGAGGACCGCCGCGCACTGGTCGGACGCCCGCCCGCTCGCGGAACCTGGCGGCGGCTCCCGCGCGCGCTGCTGGTCCTCGGCGTCCCGGCCGTCCTGCTGGTCGGCTGGGCGGTGCCGCTGCTGGGCATCACCCTGCTCGCCTTCCTGGCGGCCGACGCCCTGACCGCCGTCCTGCGCCGCCGTAGGACCGCGGGCAGCCCCCACATAGACCCGGCGCCGCCGGAACGGGCGACCCTCTGA